A portion of the Celeribacter baekdonensis genome contains these proteins:
- a CDS encoding 2Fe-2S iron-sulfur cluster-binding protein, producing the protein MDKINITFIPNDNKTISVAAGSNLLRASLREKGGIPFKCGGGFCGTCRCKVVEGLEHTDDVKAKERKHLTDEDVANGFRMACQTFVQGDVKVSWGEPPSKETQERG; encoded by the coding sequence ATGGATAAGATCAACATCACCTTTATTCCCAACGATAATAAAACCATCTCGGTCGCTGCGGGCAGCAATCTTTTGCGCGCCTCGTTGCGCGAAAAGGGCGGTATTCCGTTCAAATGTGGTGGCGGATTTTGCGGCACTTGCCGATGCAAAGTGGTCGAAGGGTTGGAGCACACCGACGACGTGAAAGCCAAAGAACGCAAACATCTGACTGACGAGGATGTGGCCAATGGGTTTCGCATGGCCTGCCAGACCTTCGTGCAGGGCGATGTAAAAGTGTCTTGGGGCGAACCTCCTTCAAAAGAAACGCAAGAGCGCGGCTGA
- a CDS encoding aldehyde dehydrogenase family protein: MSYLNFIGGDWVPALSGETFENRNPADQTDLIGLFPNGGMADVAAAVETVSAAWPAWAAKGPEARADVLYKAADIISTRIDAIAAELTREEGKTLTEARNETSRIAANFRFYAGEALRLKGESFPMPEGQIALTLRQPVGVVAVITPWNFPLSMAARKIAPALAAGNGVIFKPSEMTPLMGQRLVEVLLDAGLPKGLIALIHGRGATVGQAITSTPGIDALTFTGSYGVGMQIASALTTDTRCQLEMGGKNATVVLEDADLDRAVDIIRRGAFGLTGQACTGTSRVLVARTHYDALVEKLSAAAAGITIGAGTREGVNMGPLATSAQLDKVKAYLGIAKQEGGRITTGGLPEASSDLANGFFIRPTVVADVPADSRLLRDEIFAPVVAVRAVDSVDEAIEIADDTEYGLAISLVSNDMASILKIAQKTQHGVVKVNSPTTGVALNAPFGGFKHSSNQSAKEQGGANVMDFYSRIKSVYLGG, encoded by the coding sequence ATGTCTTATCTCAATTTCATTGGCGGGGACTGGGTTCCGGCCCTTTCCGGCGAGACGTTTGAAAACCGCAATCCCGCCGATCAAACCGACCTCATCGGCCTGTTTCCGAATGGTGGCATGGCGGATGTGGCCGCAGCTGTTGAAACCGTCTCTGCCGCGTGGCCGGCATGGGCCGCCAAGGGCCCGGAGGCGCGAGCGGATGTGCTGTATAAAGCCGCCGATATTATTTCAACGCGCATTGATGCCATCGCCGCGGAACTGACCCGCGAGGAGGGCAAGACCCTCACCGAGGCGCGCAATGAAACCAGCCGGATCGCCGCCAATTTTCGCTTTTATGCGGGGGAGGCGTTGCGTCTGAAGGGCGAAAGTTTCCCGATGCCTGAGGGCCAAATCGCCTTGACGCTGCGCCAACCTGTGGGAGTTGTCGCTGTGATCACGCCTTGGAATTTCCCGCTTTCTATGGCGGCGCGCAAAATTGCGCCCGCGCTTGCGGCGGGCAATGGTGTGATCTTTAAACCGTCCGAAATGACCCCTTTGATGGGGCAGCGCCTTGTTGAGGTGCTGCTCGACGCGGGTCTGCCGAAAGGGCTCATCGCGCTTATCCATGGTCGCGGTGCCACCGTGGGCCAGGCCATCACCTCGACGCCGGGGATCGACGCGCTGACCTTTACTGGCTCCTATGGGGTGGGGATGCAAATCGCCTCAGCTCTAACCACCGACACACGGTGTCAGTTGGAAATGGGCGGCAAAAACGCCACTGTGGTGTTGGAGGATGCCGATCTGGATCGCGCGGTAGACATCATTCGACGCGGTGCTTTTGGTCTGACGGGGCAGGCCTGTACGGGCACGAGCCGGGTGTTGGTGGCGCGCACCCATTATGACGCGCTGGTCGAGAAACTTTCGGCCGCCGCCGCTGGGATCACCATCGGTGCAGGCACGCGCGAGGGCGTAAATATGGGGCCGCTGGCCACCAGTGCGCAGCTTGATAAGGTCAAAGCCTATCTTGGCATCGCCAAGCAGGAAGGCGGGCGGATCACCACCGGCGGTTTGCCTGAGGCCTCGTCCGATCTGGCCAATGGCTTCTTTATCCGGCCAACCGTGGTCGCCGATGTCCCTGCGGACAGCCGCTTGTTGCGTGACGAAATTTTCGCGCCGGTTGTGGCTGTGCGGGCTGTCGATAGTGTCGATGAGGCAATCGAAATCGCCGATGATACCGAATACGGACTGGCCATTTCCCTTGTGTCCAATGACATGGCGTCGATTTTGAAGATTGCGCAGAAAACCCAGCACGGTGTGGTCAAGGTCAACAGCCCGACCACTGGCGTGGCGCTCAACGCGCCTTTCGGTGGGTTCAAACATTCCTCCAACCAAAGCGCGAAAGAGCAAGGCGGAGCCAATGTGATGGACTTCTACAGCCGGATCAAAAGCGTCTATTTGGGGGGCTGA
- a CDS encoding TSUP family transporter: protein MGTITSSGAPPYAIVMQNAAPATLRATLNFTFFFGATTSLVLLASVGRFGLHQLLLGLLLLPALLLGFTVSTRLARHVPKGAIRHVLLGLSALSAIGLLLRAAF from the coding sequence ATGGGGACGATCACCTCTTCGGGCGCGCCGCCCTATGCGATCGTCATGCAAAACGCCGCTCCTGCAACCTTGCGTGCGACGCTCAATTTTACCTTTTTCTTTGGGGCAACGACCTCGTTGGTGTTGCTGGCGTCGGTAGGTCGCTTTGGTCTGCATCAACTGCTGCTGGGCCTGTTGTTGCTGCCTGCGCTGCTTTTGGGTTTCACCGTCTCAACACGCCTTGCACGGCATGTGCCAAAAGGCGCGATCCGTCATGTGCTTTTGGGGCTGTCCGCCCTCAGCGCCATCGGTCTTTTGCTGCGGGCGGCCTTTTGA
- a CDS encoding GntR family transcriptional regulator, giving the protein MTVALGDAHTPLTKMVKDALRQRILNAEFETGARLVEGRISEEMGVSRMPVREALRELAAEGLVKIIPRRGATVSMPAPDQKMELIEVRATLESLNAKLAAKRKDPERIAELQRVLAAGENAIEEGDFSQISAHNDAFHTALGQISGNATLQDLIRTLRDQTGMLFKQDDPVKVSKSWKEHADILRAVIAGDGELAALLAARHVYNSVDAPEASDEA; this is encoded by the coding sequence ATGACAGTGGCCTTAGGAGACGCGCACACACCATTGACGAAAATGGTCAAGGATGCGCTGCGCCAGCGCATTTTAAACGCCGAATTTGAAACCGGCGCCCGCCTTGTAGAAGGACGTATTTCTGAGGAAATGGGCGTGTCGCGCATGCCCGTGCGCGAAGCCTTGCGCGAGTTGGCCGCCGAAGGCTTGGTCAAAATCATTCCACGGCGCGGGGCGACTGTTTCGATGCCTGCGCCCGATCAAAAAATGGAATTGATCGAAGTGCGCGCAACCCTTGAATCGCTGAACGCCAAACTTGCAGCCAAACGCAAAGACCCCGAACGGATCGCAGAATTACAACGCGTTCTTGCGGCGGGCGAAAACGCCATCGAAGAGGGTGATTTCAGCCAGATCAGCGCCCATAACGACGCGTTTCACACAGCACTCGGGCAGATCTCTGGCAACGCCACCCTTCAGGACCTGATCCGCACCCTGCGCGACCAGACCGGCATGTTGTTCAAACAAGATGACCCGGTGAAAGTGTCAAAGAGCTGGAAAGAACATGCCGACATTCTCCGCGCGGTGATCGCCGGGGACGGAGAGCTCGCCGCACTTTTGGCGGCGCGCCATGTGTACAATTCGGTCGATGCCCCAGAGGCGTCAGACGAGGCCTGA
- a CDS encoding GlcG/HbpS family heme-binding protein, translated as MKTVLRLQSEEARVMIAAAVEKSKEIGVLETICIADDGGFPILIERMDGARVTGPQISWNKAFTAATHKRSTHLFNKAPNGPALPGNEAFGIQLSFEGKFAVFVGGFPIVVDGEVVGGVGLSGGNGEQDTAAGVAALQALSDLLSPQGHEVLVAADIKK; from the coding sequence TTGAAAACTGTTCTCAGACTTCAGTCCGAAGAAGCGCGCGTGATGATCGCGGCCGCTGTTGAAAAATCCAAAGAAATTGGGGTGCTCGAAACAATTTGCATCGCGGATGACGGAGGATTCCCGATCCTGATCGAACGTATGGATGGCGCGCGTGTCACAGGGCCGCAAATCAGTTGGAATAAGGCCTTTACAGCAGCCACGCACAAACGTTCGACCCATCTGTTCAACAAAGCGCCCAACGGTCCGGCGCTGCCGGGCAATGAGGCGTTTGGTATTCAATTGTCCTTTGAGGGCAAGTTCGCGGTTTTCGTCGGCGGCTTTCCGATTGTCGTCGATGGCGAGGTCGTTGGTGGCGTTGGCCTGTCGGGCGGCAATGGCGAACAGGACACAGCCGCAGGCGTTGCGGCGCTGCAAGCCTTGTCAGACCTTTTGAGCCCGCAAGGACACGAGGTGCTTGTCGCCGCCGACATCAAAAAGTGA
- a CDS encoding 2Fe-2S iron-sulfur cluster-binding protein, producing the protein MTIIRAVHKMEEGRSESEALHVTLAETGKIFPVQPHESVLAAALNAGIELAHECKTGFCGSCRVRILEGAIAYAEDPIGLSDQERGCGFALACQARAQTNLVIEAPLMPTDRPEPTDITAQVVSVDQVCGNITRLRLSPVGGMPAFLPGQYVDVVTQSGATRSFSIASAPDEAVIELHIRTIPGGMFTAGIIPALKCGETVALHGPHGLFRLRPDDFRPLVLVATGTGIAPLRAMLAALRADPDCPPVALYWGMREQSELYLADEIATLGAGLEDFTFVPVLSRAAEGWSGRRGYVQDAVIEDLPDLSEHALYLCGSPAMIAAARGRFLEVGASVNHIYVDSFHFAHNL; encoded by the coding sequence ATGACCATCATTCGCGCAGTTCACAAAATGGAAGAGGGCAGATCAGAGAGCGAGGCTCTGCATGTGACCTTGGCCGAAACCGGCAAAATCTTTCCGGTTCAGCCACATGAATCCGTGCTCGCGGCGGCTTTGAATGCCGGGATTGAGTTGGCGCATGAGTGCAAGACCGGGTTTTGCGGCTCTTGTCGTGTGCGGATTTTGGAGGGCGCTATCGCCTATGCGGAAGATCCCATCGGGTTGAGTGATCAAGAGCGTGGCTGTGGTTTTGCGCTGGCCTGTCAGGCGCGGGCGCAAACCAACCTTGTGATCGAAGCGCCTTTGATGCCAACAGATCGCCCTGAGCCGACCGACATCACGGCTCAGGTTGTGTCTGTCGATCAGGTCTGCGGTAATATCACCCGGCTGCGGCTGTCGCCTGTTGGCGGCATGCCCGCGTTTCTTCCGGGTCAATATGTTGATGTGGTCACGCAGAGTGGCGCGACACGGTCGTTTTCGATTGCCTCAGCACCAGATGAGGCCGTGATTGAATTGCACATCCGCACCATCCCCGGCGGAATGTTCACCGCTGGCATCATTCCGGCGCTTAAATGCGGGGAGACCGTGGCGCTGCATGGGCCGCATGGGCTGTTCCGCCTGCGTCCTGATGATTTTCGCCCCCTCGTTTTGGTTGCGACGGGCACGGGCATCGCGCCTTTGCGTGCCATGCTTGCGGCGCTCAGGGCCGACCCGGACTGTCCGCCTGTCGCGCTCTATTGGGGGATGCGCGAGCAAAGCGAACTTTACCTTGCCGATGAGATCGCCACCTTGGGCGCTGGCTTGGAGGATTTCACCTTTGTCCCGGTCCTGTCGCGTGCCGCAGAGGGCTGGTCGGGCCGGCGAGGCTATGTCCAGGATGCAGTGATCGAAGATCTGCCCGACCTGTCAGAGCATGCGCTCTATCTCTGCGGCTCGCCGGCGATGATCGCCGCGGCGCGTGGGCGGTTTCTTGAAGTCGGGGCGAGCGTCAACCACATCTATGTGGATAGCTTTCACTTCGCTCATAATCTGTAA
- a CDS encoding DUF475 domain-containing protein, giving the protein MFKYFRWSFAVTVIGLGLCVWLGWAYTGRISGMIAFATIGVILSVLEISLSFDNAIVNANKLKDMSDVWRQRFLTWGILIAVFGMRIIFPLAVVSIAAKIGPIEAIRLAATEPSEYARLIGAAHLSISAFGGTFLMMVALSYFIDPDKEVDWLRPLENLLRTWASVRGLAIGLVLLIVLLISGLLDEALRGQFLIAAVTGLVAFIAVETLGHVLDRGPMRAAGGLGAFMYLEVLDASFSFDGVIGAFALTQNLFLIAIGLGIGAMYVRSMTIMLVEKETLTEFRYLEHGAFYSVLVLSCVMFVQSLVHIPEVITGLIGAGFILLSLVSSVRYNKRHSHPAAAE; this is encoded by the coding sequence ATGTTCAAATATTTTCGTTGGAGCTTTGCCGTCACCGTGATCGGGCTTGGGCTCTGTGTCTGGCTCGGTTGGGCCTATACCGGGCGGATTTCCGGCATGATCGCCTTTGCCACGATTGGGGTCATCCTCTCAGTTCTGGAAATTTCGTTGAGCTTCGACAATGCCATCGTGAATGCCAATAAACTCAAAGACATGAGCGATGTCTGGCGGCAACGCTTTCTGACTTGGGGCATCCTGATCGCGGTGTTTGGCATGCGGATCATCTTTCCGCTGGCTGTTGTCTCTATCGCCGCCAAAATTGGTCCGATTGAGGCCATTCGGCTGGCTGCCACCGAGCCTTCCGAATATGCGCGCCTGATTGGGGCGGCGCATCTGTCGATCTCGGCCTTTGGCGGGACGTTTTTGATGATGGTGGCGCTGAGCTATTTTATCGACCCTGACAAAGAGGTCGATTGGTTGCGCCCGCTGGAAAATCTTTTGCGGACATGGGCCTCTGTGCGCGGTTTGGCGATTGGTTTGGTGTTGCTGATCGTGCTGCTGATTTCCGGGCTGCTGGACGAGGCTCTGCGCGGTCAGTTCTTGATCGCTGCCGTGACGGGATTGGTGGCTTTTATTGCCGTCGAAACGCTCGGGCATGTTCTCGATCGCGGCCCGATGAGGGCGGCAGGCGGGCTTGGCGCGTTCATGTATCTCGAAGTGCTGGATGCCTCCTTTAGCTTCGACGGGGTAATTGGGGCCTTTGCCCTGACACAAAACCTGTTTCTCATCGCCATCGGTTTGGGCATCGGCGCGATGTATGTGCGCTCGATGACGATCATGTTGGTGGAAAAGGAGACGCTGACCGAGTTTCGCTATCTCGAACATGGGGCGTTTTATTCGGTGTTGGTGCTGTCATGCGTGATGTTCGTGCAAAGCCTTGTGCATATTCCCGAGGTGATCACCGGGCTGATCGGCGCGGGGTTTATCCTGCTCTCACTGGTGTCCTCGGTGCGCTACAACAAACGCCATTCTCATCCGGCAGCGGCGGAATAG